In a genomic window of Vicia villosa cultivar HV-30 ecotype Madison, WI unplaced genomic scaffold, Vvil1.0 ctg.000534F_1_1, whole genome shotgun sequence:
- the LOC131629204 gene encoding universal stress protein PHOS34-like, translated as MERRERKIMVAVDESEESMYALSWSISNLISDTNNNSKLVLLYVKPPSAVYSLDSAGYIFSSETIDALERYSTQLAKSVMKRAEAICRNFDATNINIEKVVGTGEAKSVICNAAKKLEVDTLVMGSHGYGFIKRTLLGSVSDYCAKNAKCPVVIVKQP; from the exons ATGGAAAGGAGAGAACGGAAGATTATGGTAGCTGTTGACGAAAGTGAAGAAAGCATGTACGCACTTTCATGGTCCATCTCCAACCTTATTTCTGACACAAACAACAATAGCAAGCTTGTTCTTCTCTATGTCAAACCACCTTCTGCTGTTTACTCACTGGATTCTGCAG GGTATATATTTTCCAGTGAGACAATTGATGCTTTGGAGAGATACAGTACACAGTTAGCTAAATCAGTGATGAAAAGAGCTGAAGCTATTTGCAGAAACTTTGATGCTACTAAT ATAAATATTGAGAAAGTAGTTGGAACTGGTGAAGCCAAAAGTGTTATATGCAACGCAGCGAAGAAACTCGAGGTTGATACCTTAGTTATGGGAAGCCATGGCTATGGATTCATTAAAAG GACACTACTTGGAAGTGTGAGTGATTACTGTGCTAAGAATGCTAAATGTCCTGTTGTCATTGTGAAGCAACCATAG
- the LOC131629205 gene encoding uncharacterized protein LOC131629205: MGNQISFRPSDSRGKVVFLDGSVHEFDEQITAAELMMDHPQKVVVEFHSAVNQKRPAPLPADKKLEMNKIYLMLPVKQGKAVGLSGEETRRVLLLVNSVLHSNYVLCSSKFLPWFSSFCHSSEIVEPRRKEEVEKEEKEVRCGFSENLPEILEGRPDYLNRQISGKGWKPSLDTIKEKSIEKKHSHWLFLKSF, encoded by the coding sequence ATGGGAAACCAAATCTCATTTCGACCTTCAGACTCAAGAGGTAAAGTTGTTTTCTTAGATGGTTCGGTTCATGAGTTTGACGAACAGATAACCGCGGCCGAGCTAATGATGGATCATCCACAGAAAGTAGTAGTTGAGTTTCATTCAGCTGTGAATCAGAAAAGGCCAGCACCATTGCCTGCTGACAAGAAGCTAGAGATGAATAAGATATATCTGATGCTTCCGGTGAAGCAAGGGAAGGCTGTTGGTTTGAGCGGCGAAGAAACTCGGCGCGTTTTGTTGTTGGTTAATTCTGTTTTGCATTCTAATTATGTTTTGTGTTCTTCTAAGTTTCTTCCTTGGTTTAGTAGTTTTTGTCATAGTAGTGAAATTGTGGAGCCAAGGAGAAAGGAGGAGGTGGagaaggaggagaaggaggtgagaTGTGGTTTTTCGGAGAATTTGCCGGAAATATTGGAGGGGAGGCCTGATTATTTGAATAGGCAGATTTCAGGGAAAGGGTGGAAGCCTAGTTTGGATACTATTAAGGAGAAGAGTATTGAGAAAAAACATAGTCATTGGTTGTTTCTCAAGAGTTTTTAG